The proteins below come from a single Aegilops tauschii subsp. strangulata cultivar AL8/78 chromosome 6, Aet v6.0, whole genome shotgun sequence genomic window:
- the LOC109748373 gene encoding putative ripening-related protein 5: MAIVLLATLSASHTASCLVRHDVFGCQPSGYLLGRSGNCEISNNPDCCVDGKQYPQFLCSPPVPATTWVVLTVNGFSKGKDGGLPSECDSAYHDDSEMVVVLSTGWFSGMSCCIRNIKITAKGGSSVYAKVVDKCDSRLRRRAQDVTSSNE, from the exons atggccatcgtcctCCTCGCCACACTCTCGGCCTCCCACACCGCGTCATGCCTGGTTCGGCACGACGTCTTCGGCTGCCAGCCCAGCGGCTACCTCCTGGGCAGGTCCGGGAACTGCGAGATTAGCAACAACCCGGACTGTTGCGTCGACGGCAAGCAGTACCCGCAGTTCCTCTGCTCGCCGCCCGTCCCTGCGACCACGTGGGTCGTCCTCACAGTCAACGGCTTCAGTAAGGGCAAGGACGGCGGCCTCCCGTCCGAGTGTGACAGCGCGTACCACGATGACTCGGAGATGGTCGTCGTGCTCTCCACCGGCTGGTTCAGCGGCATGTCCTGCTGCATCCGCAACATCAAGATCACTGCGAAGGGTGGCAGCTCGGTGTACGCCAAGGTGGTGGACAAGTGCGACTCCCGGTTGCGACGTCGAGCACAA GATGTTAC